CTCTACGCCGAGCTGGCCGAGATCGACGGACGGGCACTTCTGGTGCTCAAGCTGACCCCACCCGAGGTGGCTCAGCAGGTGCTCGCCGAGGCCGGCCTGGGCTGAGCCGCTCGGCCTGCGGCCCGACTCGCTCCGGCCGGGTCCGGCTGCCAGGATGAGGACATGATCGCTGACGAACTCGAAGCCCGGCTGCGCGCCGCCGTCGCCGCAGCCATGCCGCAGGCCATCGCCGAACTCACCGAGTTGGTGGCCATTCCGTCGATCTCCTGGCCGGCCTTCGACCAGGCGCCGATGCGGGCCAGCGCCGAGGCGATCCGTGCGCTGGCCGACCAGACTGGGGTCTTCGATGACGTGGCCATCCGTACCGCCCGGATCCCGGGCACCGATGAGGATGGGCAGCCGGCCGTCCTGGGCGTTCGGGATGCGGCCGGTCGGCGGGTCCTGCTCTACGCCCACCACGACGTCCAGCCGGTCGGCGACGAAGCCATCTGGCTCACCTCACCGTTCGTGGCCACCGAGCGCGACGGACGCCTCTACGGTCGCGGCACCGCCGACGACAAGGCCGGAGTGCTCACCCATCTGACCGCCCTGAAGGTGGTCCGCGAGGTGCTCGGCGATGACTTCGGATTGGGTGTAAGCCTGTTCGTCGAAGGCGAGGAGGAGTACGGCTCGCGCTCCTTCGGGCAGTTCCTGATCGACAATCGCGACGCGCTGGCCGCCGACCTGATCGTGGTGGCCGACTCCGGCAACTGGGACTCCGACACCCCGGGCCTCACCGTTGCGCTGCGCGGCAACGCCCGGTTCACCCTGCGGGTGCGGACGCTGACCCACGCCCTGCACTCGGGCATGTTCGGCGGCGCCGTGCCGGACGCCATGCTGGCCACCATCAAGCTGCTCAACAGCCTGTGGGACGAGACCGGTGCGGTCGCCGTGCCGGGCCTGCGCTCCCGGGACGGTGTGGTGCCCGAGTACGACGAGCAGCGGCTGCGCGAGGAGACCGATCTGCCGACGACCAGCACCCCCATCGGTACCGGGCCGATCCTGGATCGGATCTGGAACCGTCCGTCGATCACGGTGACCGGGATCGACCACGCCACCACCGCGGCGGCGTCCAACACGCTCAGCCCGGAGGTCACCGTGGTGATCAGCGCCCGGGTGGCTCCGGGCCAGGACGCCGTCGAGGCCTACCAGGCCATCAAGGCTCACCTGGAGGCCCACGCACCGTTCGGGGCGCAGCTGGAGTTCAGCGAAGTCGACTGCGGCCAGGGCTTCGAAGCCCAGCCGGGCTGGGCCACCGAGCTCGGCCTGGAGGCGCTGGAGAAGGGCTATGGCGTCGCTCCGGTGGAGCTGGGCGTCGGTGGTTCGATCCCGTTCATCTCTGAGTTGGCCGCCGAGTTCCCGGACGCGGGGATCCTGGTCACCGCCGTCCTCGACCCGCAGGGATCGCCGCACAGCCCCAACGAGTCGCTGCACCTGGCCACCTTCGAGCATGCGGTGCTGGCCGAGGCGATCCTGTTGGCGTCGTTGGCCACCTCGGCCTAAGTACATCGACCCGGGCGTCGGGCCCACCGGCTGGCGTGGACGGGCTGCCGGGTACACTCCAAATAGCGATCGGCATCCGCCCTTGGCTTCCAGGCCGAGGATCGGCCGTGCAGCGAGTGGGTGCCCAGTGACCGCGCTTCCCTCTACCGCCATCAGTCCCGGACGACCGGGGCCCGGCTATCAGGATCAGACCTCTTTCCCGGTTCTGGCTAGGGCTTTCATTGAAGTCTCCGATCAGGCCCGGACCGAGGGCCTGCTGGGGCGGACCCGCTGGTTCTATCTCGTCGTGGGTGGCGCGGTGGGTGCCGGACTGCTCGGCGCACTGACCGGACTGGTGCTGCTGGGCGACACCTGGTGGCAGCTGCTGATCGCGGCCGCGCTCGGCGTCGTCCTCACCCAAGTGGCCTTCCTGGCCCATGAAGCCGCGCATCGCCAGATCCTGATGACCGGGCCGGGCAACGACCGGCTGGCCCGGCTGCTCGCGGCCGGTGTGGTCGGAATCAGCTACTCCTGGTGGGACTCCAAGCACTCCCGGCACCACGCCAACCCGAACCGGGTCGGCCGCGATCCCGACATCGAGGCCGACACCATCTCCTTCCTCGACGAAGAGGCGGCCACCGCCACCGGCTTCCGGCGGTTGCTGGTGCGCCGACAGGGCTGGCTGTTCTTCCCGCTGCTCACCCTGGAGGGGCTCAACCTGCACTTCCAGGGCCTCAAGCACCTCATGCAGCGCGGCGAGGTGCGCGGACGGTGGCTGGAGCTGGGCCTGATCGCCGGGCGCTTCGTGATCCTGCTGGGGCTGGTCTTCTGGCTACT
The nucleotide sequence above comes from Propionicimonas paludicola. Encoded proteins:
- a CDS encoding M20/M25/M40 family metallo-hydrolase, giving the protein MIADELEARLRAAVAAAMPQAIAELTELVAIPSISWPAFDQAPMRASAEAIRALADQTGVFDDVAIRTARIPGTDEDGQPAVLGVRDAAGRRVLLYAHHDVQPVGDEAIWLTSPFVATERDGRLYGRGTADDKAGVLTHLTALKVVREVLGDDFGLGVSLFVEGEEEYGSRSFGQFLIDNRDALAADLIVVADSGNWDSDTPGLTVALRGNARFTLRVRTLTHALHSGMFGGAVPDAMLATIKLLNSLWDETGAVAVPGLRSRDGVVPEYDEQRLREETDLPTTSTPIGTGPILDRIWNRPSITVTGIDHATTAAASNTLSPEVTVVISARVAPGQDAVEAYQAIKAHLEAHAPFGAQLEFSEVDCGQGFEAQPGWATELGLEALEKGYGVAPVELGVGGSIPFISELAAEFPDAGILVTAVLDPQGSPHSPNESLHLATFEHAVLAEAILLASLATSA
- a CDS encoding fatty acid desaturase family protein, whose protein sequence is MTALPSTAISPGRPGPGYQDQTSFPVLARAFIEVSDQARTEGLLGRTRWFYLVVGGAVGAGLLGALTGLVLLGDTWWQLLIAAALGVVLTQVAFLAHEAAHRQILMTGPGNDRLARLLAAGVVGISYSWWDSKHSRHHANPNRVGRDPDIEADTISFLDEEAATATGFRRLLVRRQGWLFFPLLTLEGLNLHFQGLKHLMQRGEVRGRWLELGLIAGRFVILLGLVFWLLPIGIAFSFLAVQLAVFGVYMGASFAPNHKGMPVIDRAAKLDFFTKQVRTSRNIAGGWWATWLMGGLNYQIEHHLFPNMPRPHLARARVIVKAQCERLDVPYTETSLWRSYAIVIGYLNRVGLAARDPFECPMHALRR